A genomic segment from Flavobacterium inviolabile encodes:
- a CDS encoding tetratricopeptide repeat-containing sensor histidine kinase → MKLLRNTTLLFCCLFFFACKKDNTNVPINDSDKKIKSLFKDAGNTNLKVEQKKIYYDSIINYISKRKNDSITRDYYFQLASEYYRQNDFDNSKTISRIAHRLSVEGKDTLAVAKALYYIGDCYEPTKKDSAFYYYLQAEKIYSKKKDYENLGRMYLYKGGILYNEGNYTESEIEVSNALHFLTPTKNHRLIYGCYNMLAINLQGLNYDSEALKYHELALKEFEKLKLEETDPRIIISYSAPTLNNMGYLYEKMGEHNKAIEQFEKVIAIKDLRKISPDSYATSLSNLAYSRMKTGNFSNLPDMFFEALHIRDSLDIKSAVVFSKIQLGEYYLMKKDTAKSISIFKESYQLANDIKSYYEILRSLKLLSQIDNQNNLHYSNVYIAVSDSLQKKERATRNKYARIAYETERLEEENQVLTKRNLYILIGAAFFIFLVTALGIIRHLKAKNKELQLLQQQQEANEEIYHLLIEQQEKVNVAKEEEKSRIAMELHDNIMNKIYGVRMNLGFFNNKADEKATEKRKEYILELQNIEKEIRTISHDLKKNSFFEERNFSELLSFLIKSQENINSTSFHHEIDESINWDTVPSTTKINIYRIIQEAILNINKYANAKNAFITITPIEENTLKLVVSDDGKGFDLKSSKKGIGLKNMTERITALRGELKIKSNVGKGTQIEAVFSI, encoded by the coding sequence TTGAAATTACTACGCAACACCACACTATTGTTCTGCTGTTTATTTTTTTTCGCCTGTAAAAAAGATAACACAAATGTCCCCATTAATGATTCTGACAAAAAAATAAAATCATTATTTAAAGATGCCGGTAATACCAATCTGAAAGTTGAACAGAAAAAGATCTACTACGATTCCATCATCAATTATATTTCTAAAAGGAAAAACGATTCTATTACCCGGGATTATTATTTCCAGCTTGCTTCTGAATATTACCGTCAGAATGATTTTGACAATTCCAAAACCATCAGCCGTATCGCGCACCGGCTTTCAGTAGAAGGAAAAGATACTCTGGCTGTTGCTAAAGCGCTTTACTATATCGGTGACTGCTATGAGCCTACCAAAAAAGACAGTGCTTTCTACTACTATCTTCAGGCAGAAAAAATCTACAGCAAGAAAAAAGACTATGAAAACCTTGGCAGAATGTATCTGTACAAAGGCGGTATCTTATATAACGAAGGAAACTATACCGAAAGCGAAATTGAAGTTAGTAATGCCCTGCACTTTTTAACACCAACAAAAAATCACCGGTTAATTTACGGCTGCTACAACATGCTTGCCATCAATTTACAGGGATTGAACTACGATTCGGAAGCATTAAAATACCACGAACTGGCATTAAAGGAATTTGAAAAGCTAAAACTGGAAGAAACCGATCCGCGGATTATCATCAGTTATTCGGCTCCCACTTTAAACAATATGGGTTACCTGTATGAAAAAATGGGTGAGCACAATAAGGCTATCGAACAATTTGAAAAAGTAATTGCCATTAAAGACCTGCGGAAAATATCTCCGGATTCGTATGCCACTTCTTTGAGTAACCTGGCTTATTCCCGAATGAAAACCGGCAACTTCTCGAATTTACCGGATATGTTCTTTGAAGCGCTGCACATCCGGGACAGTCTTGATATAAAATCGGCTGTGGTGTTCAGTAAAATACAGTTAGGAGAATACTACCTGATGAAAAAAGACACTGCTAAATCCATTTCTATTTTTAAAGAGAGCTACCAACTGGCTAACGATATTAAAAGTTACTATGAAATACTGCGTTCTTTAAAATTGTTATCGCAAATTGACAATCAAAACAACCTGCACTATTCCAATGTCTATATAGCCGTTAGCGACAGTTTACAGAAAAAAGAAAGAGCCACGAGAAATAAATATGCCCGGATAGCCTACGAAACAGAACGACTGGAAGAAGAAAACCAGGTATTGACAAAACGAAATCTTTATATCCTGATTGGTGCTGCCTTTTTTATTTTCCTGGTAACAGCCCTGGGGATCATCCGCCACTTAAAAGCGAAAAACAAAGAGTTACAATTACTGCAACAGCAACAGGAAGCCAATGAAGAAATCTATCATTTACTTATCGAACAGCAGGAAAAAGTAAATGTGGCTAAGGAAGAAGAAAAATCGAGAATTGCAATGGAGCTGCACGACAACATCATGAATAAGATTTATGGTGTTCGTATGAATTTAGGTTTTTTCAACAATAAAGCCGACGAAAAGGCAACGGAAAAAAGAAAAGAGTATATCCTGGAACTTCAGAATATTGAAAAAGAGATCCGGACGATATCCCATGATTTAAAGAAAAACTCTTTCTTTGAAGAGCGCAATTTCTCCGAATTACTCAGCTTCCTGATCAAAAGTCAGGAAAACATCAACAGTACCAGTTTCCATCATGAAATTGATGAAAGTATCAATTGGGATACAGTTCCGAGCACAACCAAGATTAACATTTACCGCATTATCCAGGAGGCTATTTTAAACATAAACAAGTATGCCAATGCTAAAAATGCTTTTATCACGATCACCCCGATTGAGGAGAATACGCTAAAACTAGTGGTTAGTGATGACGGTAAGGGCTTTGATCTGAAATCGTCCAAAAAAGGCATCGGACTGAAAAACATGACCGAACGTATTACTGCCTTAAGAGGAGAACTGAAAATCAAATCGAATGTTGGAAAAGGAACCCAGATAGAGGCTGTTTTTTCGATTTAA
- a CDS encoding lycopene cyclase domain-containing protein has product MKPYTYLLINLLTVIVCFIFSFDKRIQFNKQFSAFLKAGILVAIPFIIWDIFFTKIGVWWFNKAYTLGISIFGLPIEEWLFFICIPFSCIFTFFCLDKFFNLDWARPYNNIIVFISVIVCAVFALLYTDKIYTLVTAIITILTLVFLHFIARVDWIGKASLVFSVLMLGFFPVNGVLTGTGLESAIVNYNPEEFLNIRLLTIPIEDAVYGYAQFLLNLYFFKMFQKRN; this is encoded by the coding sequence ATGAAACCGTATACTTATTTATTGATTAATTTGCTTACCGTAATTGTTTGCTTTATTTTTTCATTTGACAAAAGGATACAGTTCAACAAACAGTTTTCTGCCTTTTTAAAGGCCGGTATCTTGGTTGCAATACCATTTATAATATGGGATATCTTTTTCACAAAAATAGGAGTCTGGTGGTTTAATAAAGCCTATACCCTTGGTATTAGCATTTTCGGTTTGCCAATCGAAGAATGGTTGTTTTTTATATGTATTCCGTTTTCTTGCATTTTTACATTTTTCTGCCTCGACAAATTTTTTAACCTTGACTGGGCCAGGCCTTACAATAATATCATTGTATTCATCAGCGTGATTGTATGTGCCGTGTTTGCTTTATTATATACAGATAAGATTTATACTTTAGTTACTGCAATTATTACAATATTAACGTTAGTCTTTTTACATTTTATAGCTCGGGTAGATTGGATCGGAAAAGCTTCTCTGGTGTTTTCTGTATTAATGCTTGGTTTTTTTCCAGTTAATGGGGTGTTAACCGGTACAGGACTGGAATCTGCAATAGTCAATTATAATCCCGAAGAATTTTTAAATATACGATTACTTACTATTCCCATTGAAGACGCTGTTTACGGATATGCTCAATTTCTTCTTAATCTTTACTTCTTTAAGATGTTTCAAAAACGTAATTAG
- a CDS encoding sterol desaturase family protein: protein MNFSIVILTFILMEGATWIIHKYVMHGFLWVLHRDHHDHTNKGPLEKNDYFFVIFALPAIALLYWGSLNNFDYRFFIGLGITLYGIAYFWVHDIFIHQRIKTLQKTQNPYFLAIRRAHKQHHKHTGRHDGECFGFLWVPLKYFRMYFNTKQ, encoded by the coding sequence ATGAATTTTAGCATCGTTATTTTAACATTTATACTAATGGAAGGTGCAACCTGGATTATCCATAAATATGTGATGCATGGATTTTTATGGGTCTTGCATCGGGATCATCACGATCACACCAATAAAGGACCGCTTGAAAAAAATGATTACTTTTTTGTAATCTTTGCATTACCGGCCATTGCCTTATTATATTGGGGTTCTTTAAACAATTTTGATTACCGGTTTTTCATAGGTTTAGGTATTACCTTATATGGTATTGCTTATTTTTGGGTGCATGATATTTTTATTCACCAACGAATAAAAACATTGCAGAAAACACAAAACCCATATTTTCTGGCTATCCGAAGAGCGCATAAACAGCATCACAAACATACGGGCAGGCACGATGGAGAATGCTTCGGTTTTTTATGGGTTCCCTTAAAATATTTCAGAATGTATTTTAATACTAAACAATAA
- a CDS encoding phytoene/squalene synthase family protein, producing MKKLFDEVSYKVSKIVTEKYSTSFSLGILALKPGIRPAIYAIYGYVRLADEIVDSFHDYDKAALLERFRNETYMAFREGISLNPILQSFQETVNHYNIDQSLIAQFLHSMEMDLHQVDYNSERYQEYILGSAEVVGLMCLQVFVNGDKSCFEKLKPYAMKLGSAFQKVNFLRDLKDDYQILGRTYFPNIQMNLFNPEIKHQIETEIASEFEEALIGIKMLPASSRFGVYLAYKYYLSLFTKIKKTPAEKIMSQRIRIANSQKLSLAMSSYVQYKIAVL from the coding sequence ATGAAAAAGCTATTTGACGAAGTATCCTATAAGGTTAGCAAAATTGTGACAGAAAAATACAGTACAAGCTTCTCTCTAGGCATTTTGGCTTTAAAGCCCGGAATCAGACCTGCTATATATGCTATTTATGGCTATGTACGACTGGCTGATGAGATCGTTGACAGTTTCCACGATTATGACAAAGCCGCATTACTGGAGCGTTTTCGAAATGAAACCTACATGGCGTTCCGGGAAGGGATTTCACTAAACCCAATATTGCAGTCATTTCAGGAAACAGTAAACCATTATAACATCGACCAATCATTAATTGCACAGTTTCTGCATAGTATGGAAATGGACTTGCATCAGGTAGATTATAATTCCGAGCGCTATCAGGAATATATTTTAGGCTCAGCAGAAGTGGTAGGACTTATGTGTCTTCAGGTATTTGTGAATGGAGACAAGTCTTGCTTTGAAAAACTAAAACCCTATGCGATGAAATTGGGGTCCGCTTTTCAGAAAGTAAACTTTTTAAGGGATCTAAAAGACGACTATCAGATTTTGGGACGTACCTATTTCCCAAATATCCAAATGAATCTTTTTAACCCAGAGATTAAACATCAGATTGAAACTGAAATTGCATCAGAGTTTGAAGAAGCATTGATCGGGATAAAAATGCTGCCAGCTTCTTCCCGATTTGGAGTATATTTAGCTTACAAATACTACTTATCGTTGTTTACTAAAATAAAGAAAACTCCGGCTGAGAAAATAATGTCCCAACGGATTCGTATTGCCAATAGTCAAAAGTTATCCCTTGCGATGAGTAGTTATGTACAATATAAAATAGCCGTTCTATGA
- a CDS encoding phytoene desaturase family protein — protein MKKKIAIIGSGISGLSAASYCAQAGNEVHVFEKQDQPGGRARQFQTDNGYTFDMGPSWYWMPDIIESFFNNFGYHATDFYNLVALNPQFEIIFQDGKITVPESYDDLKVLFEDIEKGAGEKLDLFMKSAKYKYDIGMKEFVNKPCHSWLEFLSPKIAGSTLKLNLLTNFRSYVGKYFSNHKLRALMEFPVIFLGASPTKIPALYSLMNYGGYALGTWYPMGGFYQLVLAMQKVAAEQGAYFHFNQNIDQIIVEQGQAKGLIVNGEFLAFDSIIASCDYHHTETLLEPNMRNYDEKYWASRTFAPSCLIYYLGFNERIPNLKHHTLFFENDLDEHVATIYNTKKWPEKPLFYACCPSKTDPSVAPEGCENLFLLIPLATGLSDAESIREKYLYEMLERIEKHTGTMNLKSKLDYKKSYCVSDFINDYNAYGGNAYGLANTLNQTAVLKPSIKNKHVNNLFYTGQLTVPGPGVPPSIISGNIVAKEVNKLKISRYEKAI, from the coding sequence ATGAAAAAGAAAATCGCAATAATTGGTTCAGGTATTTCTGGTTTATCTGCTGCTTCGTACTGTGCTCAGGCAGGTAACGAGGTTCACGTTTTTGAAAAACAGGATCAACCCGGTGGAAGAGCCAGGCAGTTTCAAACAGATAATGGTTATACCTTTGATATGGGGCCAAGCTGGTATTGGATGCCTGATATTATTGAATCGTTCTTTAACAATTTCGGTTATCATGCTACAGACTTTTACAATCTTGTTGCCCTAAACCCACAGTTTGAAATAATCTTCCAAGATGGTAAGATTACAGTTCCGGAATCCTATGATGATCTTAAAGTTTTATTTGAAGATATTGAAAAGGGAGCAGGTGAGAAGTTGGATCTTTTTATGAAATCTGCTAAATATAAATATGATATCGGAATGAAAGAATTTGTAAATAAGCCCTGTCACAGTTGGCTGGAATTCTTATCTCCAAAGATTGCTGGTAGTACTTTAAAACTAAATCTGCTCACCAATTTTAGAAGTTATGTGGGGAAATATTTTTCCAATCATAAATTAAGAGCGCTTATGGAGTTCCCTGTTATATTTCTCGGGGCCTCGCCAACCAAAATTCCGGCCTTGTATAGCCTGATGAATTATGGAGGCTATGCTCTGGGAACCTGGTATCCGATGGGCGGTTTCTATCAATTGGTTCTTGCCATGCAAAAAGTAGCAGCAGAACAAGGCGCCTATTTTCATTTCAATCAAAATATTGATCAGATTATTGTTGAACAAGGTCAGGCCAAAGGATTAATTGTTAACGGAGAATTCCTGGCATTTGATTCGATAATAGCATCTTGTGATTATCACCATACAGAGACATTACTGGAACCCAACATGCGTAATTATGATGAAAAATACTGGGCTAGCCGTACTTTTGCTCCTTCCTGTCTGATTTATTATTTGGGTTTTAACGAACGGATTCCCAATTTAAAACATCATACCTTATTTTTCGAAAACGATCTGGACGAACATGTTGCCACCATTTACAACACCAAAAAATGGCCGGAAAAACCATTATTCTATGCCTGTTGTCCGTCAAAAACCGATCCATCGGTCGCCCCGGAAGGGTGTGAAAACCTTTTTTTATTAATACCCCTTGCCACTGGGCTTTCCGATGCGGAATCAATTCGGGAGAAGTATTTATACGAAATGTTGGAACGTATCGAAAAACATACCGGAACGATGAACCTGAAGTCAAAATTAGATTATAAAAAAAGTTATTGTGTCAGCGATTTTATAAACGATTACAATGCTTATGGCGGTAATGCCTACGGATTAGCCAATACGCTAAATCAAACGGCGGTACTAAAACCATCTATTAAAAACAAGCACGTAAACAATCTGTTTTACACCGGTCAGCTAACAGTACCCGGACCGGGAGTTCCACCCTCTATTATATCAGGCAATATAGTTGCAAAAGAAGTAAACAAACTCAAAATATCCAGGTATGAAAAAGCTATTTGA
- a CDS encoding MarR family winged helix-turn-helix transcriptional regulator, giving the protein MNYQLIKDVIQLVEKFERDNNSDGYPKDIKDFKKWVSDNEKETNSDLKEPDWEGKIDGRSPESVISTLLVHMNRYAKAYSKSAIHGSEFSTQEDFVYLINLKAFGAMTKMELVKKNIQDKPTGMQIINRLIKNGWVIQSDSETDRRSKVIKITPRGLESLSEQMGKIRLATQIVSGDLSYPEKMQLIRLLNKLDDFHHPIFSQHIDSHELLQKVNDDFLFTKKTSI; this is encoded by the coding sequence ATGAACTATCAACTTATTAAGGACGTTATTCAACTTGTAGAGAAATTTGAAAGGGACAATAACAGTGATGGTTATCCAAAAGATATAAAAGACTTTAAAAAATGGGTTTCTGATAATGAAAAGGAGACGAACTCTGATTTAAAAGAACCTGATTGGGAGGGTAAAATAGATGGCAGAAGTCCAGAGAGTGTAATCAGTACTTTATTGGTACACATGAATCGATATGCTAAAGCCTACTCTAAATCTGCTATTCACGGTTCTGAGTTTTCGACACAAGAAGATTTCGTTTATCTAATTAATTTAAAAGCTTTTGGTGCAATGACAAAGATGGAGCTTGTTAAAAAAAATATACAGGATAAACCAACAGGGATGCAAATCATTAACCGTTTGATCAAAAATGGCTGGGTAATACAGAGTGATTCAGAAACGGACAGGAGAAGTAAAGTAATTAAGATCACTCCCAGAGGTTTGGAATCATTAAGCGAACAAATGGGAAAAATACGCCTAGCAACTCAAATTGTTTCAGGTGATTTGTCTTATCCTGAAAAAATGCAGCTGATAAGGTTATTAAATAAACTGGATGATTTTCACCACCCAATTTTTTCCCAACATATAGACAGTCATGAGCTTTTGCAAAAAGTGAATGATGACTTTTTATTCACTAAAAAGACAAGTATATGA
- a CDS encoding asparaginase — protein MSNRPNILLIYTGGTIGMVKDSETGVLKAFNFDELLLRIPELKLLDCDIETFSFKEPIDSSNMNPKKWVAMANAIENNYDRFDGFVVLHGSDTMSYSASALSFMLENLSKPVVFTGSQLPIGDLRTDAKENLITAIQIATLQNKNKPLITEVCLYFEYKLYRGNRTTKISAEHFNAFTSPNYPAIAESGVHLKVSEELLLKRNGNKKLKVNKDFDDHVVIVKMFPGINESVLHAVLNIPNLKGVILETYGSGNAPTEEWFIAILEKAVKNGLHIVNVTQCSGGSVNMDKYETGLELKKIGVISGRDITTEAAIAKLMYLLGQKVSPAVFKTIYETSIRGEMT, from the coding sequence ATGTCTAACAGACCCAACATTCTGTTAATATACACCGGTGGAACAATTGGTATGGTGAAAGATTCCGAAACAGGAGTATTGAAAGCATTTAATTTTGATGAATTACTGCTTCGTATTCCGGAACTGAAACTGCTGGATTGTGATATCGAAACATTTTCTTTTAAAGAGCCCATCGATTCTTCGAATATGAATCCGAAAAAATGGGTGGCGATGGCGAATGCCATTGAAAACAATTATGACAGGTTTGACGGATTTGTGGTATTGCACGGTTCGGATACCATGTCATATTCTGCTTCTGCCTTGAGCTTTATGCTCGAAAATCTGAGCAAACCGGTCGTGTTTACAGGTTCCCAGCTGCCAATAGGTGATTTAAGGACCGATGCTAAGGAAAACCTGATTACGGCCATACAAATTGCGACACTTCAAAATAAAAATAAACCGCTTATAACGGAAGTATGCCTGTATTTTGAATACAAGCTGTACCGGGGCAACCGGACGACTAAAATAAGCGCGGAACACTTTAATGCTTTTACATCGCCCAATTATCCTGCTATTGCGGAATCGGGTGTGCATTTAAAAGTGAGTGAGGAACTGCTGTTAAAGAGAAACGGAAACAAAAAACTGAAAGTAAACAAGGATTTTGACGATCATGTGGTGATTGTTAAAATGTTTCCGGGAATCAATGAAAGTGTTTTACATGCCGTTTTGAATATTCCGAATCTGAAAGGAGTTATACTGGAAACATACGGTTCCGGTAATGCGCCAACGGAGGAATGGTTTATTGCAATACTGGAAAAAGCCGTAAAAAACGGACTGCACATTGTTAATGTGACACAATGTTCCGGAGGAAGTGTGAATATGGACAAATATGAAACCGGATTAGAGCTAAAAAAAATAGGCGTTATTTCGGGCCGGGATATCACGACAGAGGCTGCAATTGCTAAGCTGATGTACCTTTTGGGGCAAAAAGTTTCCCCTGCAGTTTTTAAAACTATATACGAAACATCAATACGTGGAGAAATGACATAA
- a CDS encoding 1-acyl-sn-glycerol-3-phosphate acyltransferase: MSKFDHIRQFYDSEVNEALKSIMHHPMMKALMSFTFPDTDDAVWMEQLERTHSIRDFQVNFIYQSVQRVLEKSSDGLTASGFEKLEPNTAYLFISNHRDIILDTSLLNVSLFDHGQIMTASAIGDNLVQKSFLLTLSKLNRNFLVQRGLPPRELLQSSKLMSEFMYHLLTKENRSVWIAQREGRTKDGNDATNPGVLKMLAMACEGKNVIEFFKKIKIVPVSISYEYDPTDALKMPQLMAEANDEVYIKEKNEDFITLISGIIGQKKRIHIHVGDVLDKELDKIGAEFDNSNKQIQALAQVIDDSILSTYRLWPTNYIAYDLLHKTDRFSERYTQKEKQLFERRLEMKLGGEVKTLRDGFLAMYANPVINKMKYENV; encoded by the coding sequence ATGTCAAAATTTGATCATATACGCCAGTTTTATGATTCTGAAGTAAATGAAGCTCTAAAAAGCATCATGCATCACCCCATGATGAAGGCCCTGATGAGCTTTACGTTTCCCGATACAGATGATGCGGTATGGATGGAACAATTGGAAAGAACGCACTCCATCAGAGATTTTCAGGTGAATTTTATTTATCAGTCAGTTCAAAGAGTTCTGGAAAAAAGTTCAGACGGGTTAACGGCTTCCGGATTTGAAAAACTGGAACCGAATACGGCTTACCTTTTTATATCGAACCATCGCGATATCATTTTAGATACTTCCCTTTTAAATGTCAGCCTGTTTGACCATGGGCAGATTATGACGGCTTCTGCTATTGGTGATAATTTAGTGCAGAAATCGTTTTTGCTGACCTTGTCAAAACTCAACCGAAACTTTTTGGTACAAAGAGGATTGCCGCCAAGAGAATTGCTGCAAAGTTCAAAACTGATGTCGGAATTCATGTATCATTTACTGACAAAAGAAAACCGGTCTGTCTGGATTGCACAAAGAGAAGGAAGAACAAAAGACGGTAATGACGCCACCAATCCGGGTGTGCTGAAAATGCTGGCGATGGCCTGCGAAGGAAAGAACGTTATCGAATTCTTTAAAAAAATAAAAATCGTTCCGGTTTCAATTTCATACGAATACGATCCTACAGATGCTTTGAAAATGCCGCAACTGATGGCTGAAGCAAATGATGAAGTGTATATCAAGGAGAAGAATGAAGATTTTATTACGCTGATCAGCGGTATTATCGGGCAAAAGAAAAGAATACACATTCATGTGGGCGATGTGCTGGATAAAGAACTGGATAAGATTGGAGCGGAGTTTGATAATTCCAATAAGCAGATTCAGGCTTTGGCGCAGGTTATAGACGATTCGATACTTTCAACTTACCGCCTGTGGCCGACCAATTATATCGCATACGATTTACTGCATAAAACCGATCGTTTTTCGGAACGTTATACGCAGAAAGAAAAACAGCTTTTTGAAAGACGACTGGAAATGAAACTGGGCGGAGAAGTAAAAACGCTGCGCGACGGATTCCTGGCCATGTATGCCAATCCGGTAATCAATAAAATGAAATACGAAAATGTCTAA
- a CDS encoding TatD family hydrolase: protein MTLTDTHTHLYSEEFDQDRTEMITRAIAAGVTRFFVPSIDSEYTQKMYDLEKEFPENIYLMMGLHPCYVKENYEQELAHVEAELKKRKFLAIGEIGIDLYWDKTTLAIQQTAFRRQIQLAKQYKLPINIHCREAFDEIFEVLETEKSADLFGIFHCFSGTYEQALQAISYNMKLGIGGVVTFKNGKIDQFLNQIDIKHIVLETDSPYLAPVPYRGKRNESSYTKLVAEKLALIYELPVEEVARITTENSKAIFGI from the coding sequence ATGACTTTAACAGATACGCATACCCATTTATATTCGGAAGAATTTGACCAGGACAGAACCGAAATGATAACCCGGGCAATTGCTGCCGGTGTTACACGTTTTTTTGTACCGTCCATAGATTCTGAGTATACTCAGAAAATGTACGACCTGGAAAAAGAATTTCCGGAAAATATTTATTTGATGATGGGACTTCATCCGTGTTATGTAAAAGAAAATTACGAACAGGAGCTGGCACATGTTGAAGCGGAGCTTAAAAAGCGAAAATTTCTGGCTATCGGAGAAATCGGGATTGACCTGTACTGGGATAAAACAACTTTGGCGATTCAGCAAACAGCGTTCCGCCGGCAGATACAATTGGCGAAACAATATAAATTGCCTATTAACATTCATTGCAGAGAAGCCTTTGATGAGATTTTTGAAGTGCTGGAAACGGAAAAATCAGCCGATTTATTCGGGATTTTCCATTGCTTCAGCGGAACCTACGAACAGGCATTACAGGCAATATCCTATAATATGAAGCTGGGAATAGGAGGCGTGGTGACTTTTAAAAACGGAAAAATCGACCAGTTTTTAAATCAGATTGATATCAAACATATTGTACTGGAAACAGATTCTCCATATCTGGCTCCGGTTCCTTACAGGGGGAAAAGAAATGAAAGCAGTTATACGAAATTAGTAGCCGAAAAGCTTGCGCTAATTTATGAGCTCCCTGTAGAAGAAGTTGCCCGGATAACAACGGAAAATTCTAAAGCAATTTTTGGTATTTAA
- a CDS encoding retropepsin-like aspartic protease — protein sequence MENLHEILKNKGYLKIPFKVSKTQHLLIKAKINGVPGSFILDTGASNSCIGFESIDRFKLAAQDSPTMAAGAGATGMQTKMATDNLLQLSRWKTSDFALVIFDMSHVNLALQQYKAKPVHGIIGADILLKGKGIIDYYNHYLYLKK from the coding sequence ATGGAAAACTTGCATGAGATCTTAAAAAATAAAGGTTATCTTAAAATTCCTTTTAAAGTATCAAAAACACAGCATTTACTGATAAAAGCCAAAATCAACGGCGTTCCCGGCAGTTTTATTTTAGACACCGGAGCATCCAATAGCTGTATTGGCTTTGAAAGCATCGACCGTTTTAAACTGGCCGCACAGGATTCGCCCACCATGGCTGCCGGAGCCGGCGCCACCGGAATGCAGACTAAAATGGCAACGGATAACCTGCTGCAGCTTTCCCGATGGAAAACCAGTGATTTTGCACTGGTTATTTTTGACATGAGCCATGTCAATCTGGCCTTACAACAATACAAAGCAAAACCGGTACACGGAATAATCGGGGCAGATATACTACTAAAAGGCAAAGGAATCATTGACTACTACAACCATTATTTATATTTAAAAAAATAA